A genome region from Physeter macrocephalus isolate SW-GA chromosome 4, ASM283717v5, whole genome shotgun sequence includes the following:
- the MLLT11 gene encoding protein AF1q: protein MRDPVSSQYSSFLFWRMPIPELDLSELEGLGLSDTSTYKIKDSSVGKMTGQATGAEQEKNPEGDALLEYSTFNFWRAPIASIHSFELDLL, encoded by the coding sequence ATGAGGGACCCTGTGAGTAGCCAGTACAGCTCCTTTCTTTTCTGGAGGATGCCCATTCCAGAACTGGATCTGTCGGAGCTGGAAGGCCTGGGTCTGTCAGATACATCCACCTACAAGATCAAGGACAGCAGCGTTGGCAAAATGACGGGGCAAGCAACCGGAGCGGAGCAGGAGAAAAACCCTGAAGGCGATGCCCTCCTTGAGTACAGCACCTTCAACTTTTGGAGAGCTCCCATTGCCAGCATCCACTCCTTCGAATTGGACTTGCTCTAA